Proteins encoded in a region of the Sphingomonas sp. HMP9 genome:
- a CDS encoding acyl-CoA dehydrogenase family protein has translation MTDLDTFRTETRAWLAENCPPEMRKPVRSEDDVCWGGRQFTPSTPAQKEWLDAMAAKGWTVPDWPKAYGGGGLTPAETKVLREEMAAIKARNPLNSFGISMLGPALLKYGTEEQKLDHLTKIARGEIRWCQGYSEPNAGSDLAGLATSAEDKGDHYLVNGQKVWTSYADKADWIFCLVRTDKTSKQGGISFVLFDMASPGVTTKPILLISGNSPFCETFFDNVKVPKVNRVYEENKGWDVAKYLLGHEREMISGMGLASSGGNPLIDGAIATVGLDHNGRLADPLLRASIALFEVRAKAFGAMSERFIDELKAGKAHPAQPSMMKYYGTELNKGRYELMMAAGGSDALEWDSDRSRGGAIPRSWLRTKANSIEGGTSEIQLNIIAKRILELPA, from the coding sequence ATGACCGACCTCGATACCTTCCGCACCGAAACCCGCGCCTGGCTCGCGGAAAATTGCCCGCCCGAGATGCGCAAACCGGTTCGCTCGGAGGACGACGTCTGCTGGGGCGGGCGGCAGTTCACGCCGTCCACGCCGGCGCAGAAAGAGTGGCTCGATGCGATGGCCGCCAAGGGCTGGACCGTGCCCGACTGGCCCAAGGCCTATGGCGGTGGCGGATTGACGCCCGCGGAGACGAAGGTCCTGCGCGAGGAAATGGCCGCAATAAAGGCGCGCAACCCGCTCAATTCGTTCGGGATCTCGATGCTCGGGCCGGCATTGCTCAAATACGGCACCGAGGAGCAGAAGCTCGATCACCTGACCAAGATTGCGCGCGGCGAAATCCGCTGGTGCCAGGGCTATTCCGAGCCGAACGCAGGGTCCGACCTCGCCGGGCTCGCGACGTCGGCGGAGGACAAGGGCGACCATTATCTCGTCAACGGCCAGAAGGTCTGGACGTCCTATGCCGACAAGGCCGACTGGATCTTCTGTCTCGTCCGCACTGACAAGACGTCGAAGCAGGGCGGGATCAGCTTCGTGCTGTTCGACATGGCCTCGCCCGGCGTCACTACCAAGCCGATCCTGCTGATCAGCGGCAACTCGCCCTTCTGCGAGACCTTCTTCGACAATGTGAAGGTGCCCAAGGTCAACCGGGTCTACGAGGAGAATAAGGGCTGGGACGTCGCCAAATATCTGCTTGGCCACGAGCGCGAAATGATCTCGGGCATGGGCCTCGCCTCGAGCGGCGGCAATCCGCTGATCGACGGCGCGATCGCCACCGTCGGGCTTGACCATAACGGCCGCCTCGCCGACCCGCTGCTGCGCGCCTCGATCGCGCTGTTCGAGGTTCGGGCGAAGGCGTTCGGGGCGATGTCCGAGCGGTTCATCGATGAGCTGAAGGCGGGCAAGGCGCATCCGGCGCAGCCCAGCATGATGAAATATTACGGCACCGAGCTAAATAAGGGCCGGTACGAATTGATGATGGCGGCGGGCGGGTCGGATGCGCTCGAATGGGACAGCGACCGGTCGCGGGGTGGAGCTATTCCGCGGTCGTGGCTGCGGACGAAGGCGAACTCGATCGAGGGCGGGACGAGCGAGATCCAGCTCAACATCATCGCCAAGCGGATTTTGGAACTGCCGGCCTGA
- a CDS encoding acyl-CoA dehydrogenase family protein, which yields MPLYLDDDQTVLQDTIRDFVAEHAPVSHMRALRDADDATGFSRDLWKQFAEMGFTGILIGEDQGGLGLGHVEAGVVLEEIGRNLSPSPFLSTAVAAVAALKGTGQAERWFPGIIAGETIAALAIDEGAKHRDIVAMTAERSGNGFKLTGAKRFVTHGHTADLIIVAARTGGSADDTDGITLFAVPKDAAGLTANAERLADSSLAARLEFDGVAVDADAVIGEVDAGRTPLDRLLRAGRTGASAELLGVGGGAMDMTIGYMKERKQFGTLIGSFQALQHRAAHLYSEMEVARAAVLKAQQLLDQGSERADEAVSVAKAMTALATTLSVQEGIQMHGGIGMTDEYDIGFYMKRARVLAEMFGDANFHADRLAVAAGY from the coding sequence ATGCCATTGTATCTAGATGACGACCAGACCGTCCTGCAGGACACGATCCGCGACTTCGTGGCCGAGCATGCGCCGGTCAGCCACATGCGCGCGTTGCGCGATGCCGACGACGCGACCGGCTTTTCGCGCGACCTGTGGAAGCAGTTCGCGGAGATGGGTTTTACCGGCATCCTGATTGGCGAGGACCAGGGTGGGCTCGGGCTCGGCCATGTCGAGGCAGGCGTGGTGCTCGAGGAGATCGGGCGGAACCTGTCGCCCTCCCCGTTCCTCTCCACCGCGGTCGCGGCGGTCGCGGCGCTGAAGGGCACCGGGCAGGCCGAGCGCTGGTTTCCGGGCATCATTGCCGGCGAGACGATTGCAGCGCTAGCGATCGACGAGGGCGCCAAGCACCGCGATATCGTGGCGATGACGGCCGAGCGATCGGGCAATGGCTTCAAGCTGACCGGCGCGAAACGGTTCGTGACGCACGGCCACACCGCCGACCTGATCATCGTCGCGGCGCGCACCGGGGGAAGTGCCGACGACACCGACGGCATCACCTTGTTTGCCGTGCCGAAGGATGCCGCCGGGCTGACCGCGAACGCCGAACGGCTCGCCGATTCGAGTCTCGCCGCGCGGCTGGAGTTCGACGGCGTCGCGGTCGATGCGGACGCGGTGATCGGCGAGGTCGATGCGGGCCGTACGCCACTCGACCGCCTGCTTCGCGCCGGCCGGACCGGAGCGTCGGCGGAACTGCTCGGTGTCGGCGGCGGGGCGATGGACATGACGATCGGGTACATGAAGGAGCGCAAGCAGTTCGGGACGCTGATCGGCAGCTTCCAGGCGCTCCAGCACCGTGCGGCGCATCTCTATTCGGAGATGGAGGTCGCGCGCGCCGCCGTCCTCAAGGCGCAACAGCTGCTCGACCAGGGCAGCGAGCGGGCGGACGAGGCGGTGTCGGTGGCCAAGGCGATGACCGCGCTGGCGACGACGCTCAGCGTCCAGGAAGGCATCCAGATGCACGGCGGCATCGGCATGACCGACGAATATGATATCGGCTTCTACATGAAGCGCGCGCGGGTGCTGGCCGAGATGTTCGGGGATGCAAACTTCCATGCGGACCGGCTGGCGGTAGCCGCCGGGTATTGA
- a CDS encoding acyl-CoA thioesterase, producing the protein MDLNIADTSPEALAQGLVDLLEIEEVDTDLYVGKRQPGGVGRVFGGQVIAQALQAAQRSTEGPKAAHSLHAYFMRPGNEDYPIVFRVVRDFEGRSFATRRVIAMQKGQPILNMAASFQMPEEGLHHQHAMPDVPAPETLRSDRDLRLETIDGIPEKFRAHMLRWRPIEVRPVNPRSWIDPAPQEPHYANWFRLVAPIGDDPAMHRAILAYASDMALLGTALLPHGKNWITPGLQTASLDHSLWLHEDFRADDWLLYACDSPWSGHARGFNRGKIFARDGRLVASVAQEGLIRMRQ; encoded by the coding sequence ATGGACTTGAATATCGCGGATACGTCGCCCGAGGCGCTTGCCCAGGGTCTCGTCGACCTGCTCGAGATCGAGGAGGTCGATACCGATCTGTACGTCGGCAAGCGTCAGCCCGGCGGCGTCGGTCGCGTGTTCGGTGGGCAGGTGATCGCGCAGGCGTTGCAAGCCGCGCAACGCTCGACCGAAGGGCCGAAGGCGGCGCATTCGCTGCATGCGTATTTCATGCGCCCGGGCAACGAGGATTATCCGATCGTCTTCCGCGTGGTGCGCGATTTCGAGGGGCGGAGTTTCGCCACCCGACGCGTGATCGCGATGCAGAAGGGGCAGCCGATCCTCAACATGGCGGCGTCGTTCCAGATGCCCGAAGAGGGGCTGCACCATCAGCACGCGATGCCCGACGTGCCGGCGCCCGAGACGCTCCGCTCCGACCGCGACCTGCGGCTGGAGACCATCGACGGCATCCCCGAGAAATTTCGCGCGCACATGCTGCGCTGGCGGCCGATCGAGGTGCGCCCGGTCAATCCGCGCAGCTGGATCGACCCTGCGCCGCAGGAGCCGCACTACGCCAACTGGTTCCGGCTCGTCGCGCCGATCGGCGACGATCCGGCGATGCACCGCGCGATCCTTGCCTACGCGTCGGACATGGCCCTGCTCGGCACCGCATTGCTGCCGCATGGCAAGAATTGGATCACGCCGGGTCTGCAGACCGCCAGCCTCGACCACTCGCTGTGGCTGCACGAGGATTTCCGCGCGGACGACTGGCTGCTCTACGCGTGCGACAGCCCCTGGTCCGGCCATGCGCGTGGCTTCAACCGCGGCAAGATCTTCGCGCGCGACGGCCGCCTGGTAGCGAGCGTCGCGCAGGAGGGCTTGATCCGGATGCGCCAGTAA
- a CDS encoding amidohydrolase has protein sequence MRLMLSAAAIALLSTPALADGIVDNVNGVTITDTGRMVHFKAILIDKDGRVTRLVPPGEEAPKLSRKELKKNAGKPLYDWRVDMGGKTILPGFIDAHGHVLELGFGALSLDLSMAKSLDEAKSRIAAYIAGNPDRKWVLGRGWNQEAWGLGRFPTAADLESVSGGHPIWLSRADGHASWANREAMREAGVTGSTVSPAGGRIEKTGGAPAGVFVDGAQALVEKVVPQPLPKERDAAFLTAQRILLGYGVTAVADMGTSLDDWLTYRRMADIGGLRVRIMSYAMGVETASRIGGKGPTPWLYNDRLRMGGVKLYADGALGSRGAWLLKPYADAPGQSGLGFLTDDQLQNQMSRAAMDGFQVAVHAIGDKANQEVLDAIQVESETYTGDRRWRIEHAQVVDPVDLPRFGKFGTIASMQPTHATSDRTMAEARLGPNRLAGAYAWKSMLTNGAKLAFGTDFPVEKPDPFATWAAAFTRQDADGQPQGGWQPQELVTREQAWWAMTGAAAYAGFAEKQFGALAPGQRADFIVVDRDPTMASPTDLRATKVDETWIGGEKVWTRK, from the coding sequence ATGCGTCTGATGCTTTCCGCGGCTGCGATCGCGCTGCTTTCCACACCGGCGCTGGCCGACGGAATCGTCGACAACGTCAACGGCGTGACCATCACCGACACCGGCCGCATGGTGCACTTCAAGGCGATCCTGATCGACAAGGACGGCCGCGTCACGCGACTCGTCCCGCCGGGCGAGGAAGCTCCCAAGCTCAGCCGCAAGGAACTCAAGAAGAACGCTGGCAAGCCGTTGTATGACTGGCGCGTCGACATGGGCGGCAAGACGATCTTGCCGGGCTTCATCGACGCGCATGGCCATGTTCTCGAACTGGGCTTCGGGGCGCTGTCGCTCGACCTCTCGATGGCCAAGTCGCTGGACGAGGCGAAGTCGCGGATTGCCGCGTACATCGCCGGTAACCCCGATCGCAAATGGGTCTTGGGCCGCGGCTGGAACCAGGAGGCGTGGGGGCTGGGTCGCTTCCCGACCGCCGCCGACCTGGAGTCCGTGTCCGGCGGTCACCCGATCTGGCTGTCGCGCGCGGATGGCCATGCCAGCTGGGCGAACCGTGAGGCGATGCGCGAGGCTGGCGTGACCGGATCGACCGTGTCGCCGGCGGGCGGGCGGATCGAGAAGACTGGCGGCGCACCTGCCGGCGTGTTCGTCGACGGTGCGCAGGCCTTGGTCGAGAAGGTTGTTCCCCAGCCGCTTCCCAAGGAGCGCGATGCCGCGTTCCTCACCGCGCAACGAATCCTGCTCGGCTACGGCGTCACCGCGGTGGCCGACATGGGCACGTCGCTGGACGACTGGCTGACGTATCGACGGATGGCGGATATCGGCGGGTTGCGCGTCCGAATCATGAGCTACGCGATGGGTGTCGAGACCGCGAGCCGGATCGGCGGCAAGGGTCCGACGCCGTGGCTGTACAACGACCGCCTGCGGATGGGCGGCGTGAAGCTGTATGCCGACGGTGCGCTAGGCTCGCGCGGCGCGTGGCTATTGAAGCCCTATGCCGACGCGCCGGGTCAGTCGGGGCTCGGCTTCCTTACCGATGATCAGCTTCAGAACCAGATGAGCCGCGCGGCGATGGATGGGTTCCAGGTCGCCGTGCATGCGATTGGCGACAAGGCCAATCAGGAAGTACTCGACGCGATCCAGGTCGAGAGCGAGACCTATACCGGCGATCGCCGCTGGCGGATCGAGCATGCGCAGGTCGTCGATCCGGTCGACCTGCCGCGCTTCGGCAAGTTCGGCACGATCGCCTCGATGCAGCCGACGCATGCGACCAGCGATCGGACGATGGCCGAGGCTCGGCTCGGGCCGAACCGGCTGGCGGGTGCCTATGCGTGGAAATCGATGCTGACCAACGGCGCGAAGCTCGCCTTCGGCACCGATTTCCCGGTCGAGAAGCCCGATCCGTTCGCGACCTGGGCCGCGGCGTTTACGCGGCAGGATGCCGATGGGCAGCCGCAGGGCGGGTGGCAGCCACAGGAACTCGTCACGCGCGAACAGGCGTGGTGGGCGATGACCGGTGCGGCGGCCTATGCCGGGTTTGCGGAGAAGCAGTTCGGTGCGCTCGCGCCGGGCCAGCGGGCGGACTTCATCGTCGTTGACCGCGACCCGACAATGGCGTCGCCAACCGACCTGCGCGCCACGAAGGTCGATGAGACGTGGATCGGCGGGGAAAAGGTCTGGACGCGCAAGTAA
- a CDS encoding NAD(P)-dependent oxidoreductase: MAKLAFIGTGVMGAPMAGHLATAGHDVTVYNRTKAKALAWADKYGGKVADTPAAAAKEADAVFTCVGNDDDLALVTLGEDGAFATMHDDAVFVDHTTVSASIARRLAGERALVVDAPVSGGQAGAENGKLSIMCGGSAEAMAKAEPFMQAYAARIVHVGEAGAGQTTKMCNQIAIAGVIQGVAESIRFAQNAGLDLDKVFEAISGGAAQSWQMVNRWPTMAKEEFDFGFAVDWMRKDLGLALDEARRNGAVLPVAALVDQFYADVQAMGGARQDTSALVRRLPK; encoded by the coding sequence ATGGCAAAACTGGCATTCATCGGAACCGGCGTCATGGGCGCGCCGATGGCGGGGCACCTCGCCACGGCAGGGCACGACGTCACCGTCTATAATCGGACAAAGGCCAAGGCCTTGGCGTGGGCCGATAAATATGGCGGCAAGGTCGCCGACACGCCGGCCGCCGCCGCGAAAGAAGCCGATGCCGTATTCACGTGCGTCGGCAACGACGACGATCTGGCGTTGGTCACATTAGGCGAGGACGGCGCCTTCGCGACGATGCACGACGACGCCGTGTTCGTGGATCACACCACCGTCTCGGCCTCGATCGCGCGGCGATTGGCGGGCGAGCGGGCGCTGGTCGTCGACGCCCCGGTGTCGGGCGGGCAGGCCGGCGCGGAGAACGGCAAGCTATCGATCATGTGCGGCGGCTCGGCCGAGGCGATGGCGAAGGCCGAACCGTTCATGCAGGCCTATGCGGCACGGATCGTCCATGTCGGCGAGGCCGGCGCGGGCCAGACGACCAAGATGTGCAACCAGATCGCGATCGCCGGGGTGATCCAGGGCGTCGCCGAATCGATCAGGTTCGCGCAAAACGCCGGGCTCGATCTCGACAAGGTGTTCGAGGCGATCTCCGGCGGCGCGGCGCAGAGCTGGCAGATGGTCAATCGCTGGCCGACGATGGCGAAGGAAGAGTTCGACTTCGGGTTCGCGGTAGACTGGATGCGCAAGGATCTGGGGCTCGCGCTGGACGAAGCGCGACGCAACGGCGCGGTGCTGCCGGTCGCGGCGCTGGTCGATCAATTCTATGCCGATGTTCAGGCAATGGGTGGCGCGCGGCAGGATACGAGCGCGCTGGTACGGAGATTGCCCAAGTGA
- a CDS encoding threonine ammonia-lyase, whose product MAPLAAVAAPTLPVSIDDVRVAHDRIRDSIVRTPTLISKTLSKMTGATVYLKFENLQFTAAYKERGALNTLLQLSAEARAKGVIAASAGNHAQGLAYHANRLGIPTTIVMPTNTPTVKVMQTEGHGANVVLHGETFDAAYAHARILEGECGFTFVHPFDDPRVIAGQGTVAIEMLEDVPQLDTLVIPIGGGGLISGMSTVAQALSEAPGGHPIEVVGVQAELFPSMYNRINGTDMACAGDTLAEGIAVKEPGAITSKIVAELVDEIVLVSERSLEESVSLLLQIEKTVVEGAGAAGLAALLSHPERFAGKTVGIVLCGGNIDTRLLANVLLRDLARSGRLARLRIRLQDKPGALFHVARIFDQERVNIIEIYHQRVFTTLPAKGLITDIECELRDRAHLDRLVGALRAGGYETSTVELA is encoded by the coding sequence ATGGCTCCCCTCGCTGCCGTAGCGGCACCCACCCTCCCCGTCTCGATCGACGACGTCCGCGTCGCGCACGACCGGATCCGCGACTCGATCGTCCGCACGCCGACGCTGATCAGCAAGACGCTGAGCAAGATGACCGGCGCGACGGTGTATCTGAAGTTCGAGAATCTTCAGTTCACCGCGGCGTACAAGGAGCGCGGCGCGCTCAACACGCTGTTGCAACTGTCGGCCGAAGCCCGCGCGAAGGGCGTCATCGCCGCCTCGGCGGGCAATCACGCGCAGGGGCTCGCCTATCACGCCAACCGGCTCGGCATCCCGACGACGATCGTGATGCCGACGAACACGCCGACCGTGAAGGTCATGCAGACCGAAGGGCACGGCGCCAACGTCGTGCTGCACGGCGAAACGTTCGACGCGGCCTATGCGCATGCCCGCATCCTCGAGGGCGAGTGCGGCTTCACCTTCGTCCACCCGTTCGACGATCCTCGCGTCATCGCCGGACAGGGCACCGTCGCGATCGAGATGCTGGAGGACGTGCCGCAACTCGATACGCTGGTTATCCCGATCGGCGGCGGTGGCCTCATCTCGGGCATGTCGACGGTCGCGCAGGCTTTGAGCGAAGCGCCAGGTGGTCATCCGATCGAGGTCGTCGGCGTCCAGGCCGAGCTGTTCCCGTCGATGTACAACCGTATCAACGGCACCGACATGGCCTGTGCCGGCGATACGCTGGCCGAGGGTATCGCGGTCAAGGAGCCGGGTGCGATCACCTCGAAGATCGTCGCCGAACTGGTGGACGAGATCGTACTGGTCAGCGAGCGCAGCCTCGAGGAATCGGTCAGCCTGTTGCTTCAGATCGAGAAGACAGTGGTCGAGGGGGCTGGTGCTGCCGGGCTCGCCGCGTTGCTGTCGCATCCCGAGCGGTTCGCGGGGAAGACCGTCGGCATCGTGCTGTGCGGCGGCAATATCGACACACGGCTGCTCGCCAACGTGCTGTTGCGCGATCTGGCGCGGTCGGGACGGCTCGCGCGGTTGCGGATCCGGTTGCAGGACAAGCCGGGTGCGCTGTTCCACGTCGCGCGGATCTTCGACCAGGAACGCGTCAACATCATCGAGATCTATCACCAGCGCGTCTTCACGACGTTGCCGGCGAAGGGGCTGATTACCGACATCGAATGCGAACTGCGCGACCGTGCGCATCTCGACCGGCTGGTGGGCGCGTTGCGGGCCGGCGGGTATGAGACATCGACTGTCGAACTGGCGTGA
- a CDS encoding arginyltransferase, protein MTAPFRFPRFFVTSPAPCPYLPDRQERKVFTELTGPHANELNDALGRIGFRRSQGVAYRPSCAGCTACVSVRVVTDEFVPNATQRKLLKRLGDIEVTACKAWATVEQFQLLRRYLGTRHPGGGMAGMDEDDYADMIEHSPVNSVIVEYREPRVDGVPGALIGACLTDRQADGLSMVYSFFAADDARRPGFGNFIIMDHILRARDAGLPFVYLGYWVKGSPRMEYKTRYRPLEVLGPAGWRRLEDADIVAPPERVAVLV, encoded by the coding sequence GTGACTGCGCCCTTTCGTTTCCCGCGCTTCTTCGTCACCAGCCCCGCGCCGTGCCCGTATCTGCCGGATCGTCAGGAGCGCAAGGTGTTCACCGAGCTGACCGGTCCGCATGCGAACGAGCTTAACGATGCGCTCGGCCGGATCGGCTTTCGTCGGAGCCAAGGCGTCGCGTATCGACCGTCCTGCGCCGGATGCACCGCGTGCGTATCGGTCCGCGTGGTGACCGATGAGTTCGTGCCCAACGCGACGCAGCGCAAATTGCTGAAGCGGCTCGGCGATATCGAGGTGACCGCGTGCAAGGCGTGGGCGACCGTCGAGCAGTTCCAGTTGCTCCGTCGCTATCTCGGCACCCGCCATCCCGGCGGCGGCATGGCGGGGATGGACGAGGACGACTACGCGGACATGATCGAGCATTCGCCGGTCAACTCGGTGATCGTCGAGTATCGCGAGCCGCGCGTCGACGGCGTGCCGGGCGCGTTGATCGGTGCATGCCTGACCGATCGCCAGGCGGACGGACTGTCGATGGTCTACAGCTTCTTCGCGGCCGACGATGCACGGCGGCCGGGCTTCGGCAACTTCATCATCATGGACCACATACTGCGCGCACGCGATGCCGGGCTGCCGTTCGTGTATCTCGGCTATTGGGTAAAGGGCTCGCCGCGGATGGAGTACAAGACGCGGTATCGGCCGCTGGAGGTGCTGGGTCCGGCGGGGTGGCGGCGGCTGGAGGATGCGGACATCGTGGCGCCGCCGGAGCGGGTTGCGGTTTTGGTCTGA
- a CDS encoding transglutaminase family protein — MRLSIDHHTIYRFTQPQGRLVQMLRLTPENTHDQTVASWRIDVDCDARLRPGRDGFGNAVTMLYAEGPVDGIEITVKGEVLTSHSDGVLHGVHETLPPALFLRSTEATAHDTAIAKFAANAAMDARDRIGALHRLNRAFHARFAFDAGRPAPGRTAAAAFRMDSATPRDMAQMFAVAARSLGAPARYVSGYHHNDHEVVHLPTPHGWAEAFVDGLGWVGFDPCTGMSPEEHYVRVAMALDAAGAAPVAGSRLGEGGEELDVDVVVHRED; from the coding sequence ATGCGCCTGTCGATCGATCACCACACGATCTACCGCTTCACCCAGCCGCAGGGGCGGTTGGTGCAGATGCTTCGGTTGACGCCCGAAAATACGCACGACCAGACGGTTGCGTCATGGCGGATCGACGTCGATTGCGACGCGCGGCTGCGGCCCGGCCGTGACGGTTTCGGCAATGCCGTGACGATGTTGTACGCCGAAGGGCCAGTCGACGGGATCGAGATCACCGTGAAGGGCGAGGTGCTGACCAGCCACTCGGACGGCGTCCTGCACGGCGTGCACGAAACGCTTCCGCCCGCGCTGTTCCTCCGGTCCACCGAGGCGACTGCCCATGACACGGCGATCGCGAAGTTCGCCGCCAATGCCGCCATGGATGCGCGCGACCGGATCGGCGCGTTGCATCGGCTGAACCGGGCATTCCACGCGCGCTTCGCCTTCGATGCCGGGCGTCCCGCGCCGGGTCGCACGGCCGCTGCCGCGTTTCGCATGGATAGCGCCACGCCGCGCGACATGGCGCAGATGTTCGCGGTCGCCGCCCGCTCGCTAGGTGCGCCCGCGCGCTATGTGTCGGGCTATCACCATAACGATCACGAGGTGGTCCATCTGCCGACCCCGCATGGTTGGGCCGAGGCGTTCGTCGATGGGCTAGGCTGGGTCGGGTTCGATCCCTGCACGGGGATGTCGCCGGAAGAACATTACGTCCGCGTCGCGATGGCGCTCGATGCGGCAGGCGCAGCGCCGGTAGCAGGCTCGCGACTCGGCGAAGGCGGCGAAGAACTCGACGTCGATGTGGTCGTGCACCGCGAGGACTAA
- a CDS encoding alpha-E domain-containing protein — MLSRTASSLYWLGRYFERADFIARLVEATVRLDVLSSQPSGDAAWASALAVTETDEAFAATGVEIGQRDVVRFLTLDSSHPGSIVRCLDMARNNAKAVRTALTREAWTAINRAWLLFENRATPGSTTSQLNLVEAVKNETRGFEGAVHRMLRNQTTWFIRLGQAVERADNTARLLDVKYHILLPEGERLGGAIDRDQWTTILQTVSAVTAYRWLYNDGLRPADVIDLLLARSELPRSLAASVEETVDVLNLLAKRTGNHGEADRMARMRASRMAKTRSGEVIASGLHQYLQAFIAENALLHGAIGRQFKFL; from the coding sequence ATGCTGTCGCGCACCGCATCGTCGCTCTACTGGCTCGGTCGCTATTTCGAGCGCGCCGACTTCATCGCCCGGCTGGTCGAGGCCACCGTTCGCCTCGATGTGCTCTCCTCGCAACCCTCGGGCGATGCCGCTTGGGCCTCCGCGCTGGCCGTCACCGAAACCGACGAGGCCTTTGCCGCGACCGGCGTGGAGATAGGGCAGCGCGATGTCGTTCGGTTCCTGACGCTCGATTCGAGCCATCCTGGATCGATCGTCCGCTGCCTCGACATGGCGCGCAATAATGCGAAAGCGGTCCGCACCGCGCTGACCCGCGAGGCGTGGACCGCGATCAATCGCGCGTGGCTGCTGTTCGAGAACCGCGCCACGCCCGGCAGCACGACATCGCAGCTGAACCTGGTCGAAGCGGTCAAGAACGAGACGCGCGGGTTCGAAGGTGCGGTCCACCGCATGCTCCGCAACCAGACGACGTGGTTCATCCGGCTTGGCCAGGCGGTCGAGCGCGCGGACAACACCGCGCGCTTGCTCGACGTCAAATATCACATCCTGCTGCCCGAGGGCGAGCGTCTGGGCGGCGCGATCGACCGCGACCAGTGGACGACGATCCTCCAGACGGTGTCCGCGGTCACCGCTTATCGCTGGCTCTACAATGACGGGCTTCGACCCGCGGACGTCATCGACCTGCTGCTGGCACGGTCCGAGCTGCCTCGTAGTCTTGCCGCATCGGTCGAGGAGACGGTCGACGTGCTCAACCTGCTCGCCAAGCGGACGGGCAATCACGGCGAGGCTGACCGCATGGCCCGGATGCGCGCATCGCGGATGGCGAAGACCCGTTCAGGCGAGGTCATCGCGTCCGGTCTGCACCAGTATCTCCAGGCATTCATCGCCGAGAACGCGCTGCTGCACGGCGCGATCGGCCGCCAGTTCAAGTTCCTCTGA